In Papaver somniferum cultivar HN1 chromosome 1, ASM357369v1, whole genome shotgun sequence, a genomic segment contains:
- the LOC113310944 gene encoding probable rhamnogalacturonate lyase B isoform X1, whose product MNVHERKKVKAMKNSIDAYVQYPYSWTKKKNSGVVLWWMAFLSVLSLSITSVESLAARNFPSVANANVKGSNSGLKLLVQGKYVVMENSFVRVNLSNPDGLVTAVQYHGIDANLLEIRDTEDSRGYWDVVWGEPGHKDYFDKLKATTFKVIVQNENQIEVSFSWKWDISLKGKLAPMNLDKRYIMLKDSSGFYTYGIFDHPKGFPEFSLAEARVAFKLSSAMFHHMTVSDTMQREMPAYEDRQKGQPLAYPEAVLLTNPINPVHKGEVDDKYMYSVENKDTGVHGWISANPRVGFWIITASSEFLVGGPHKQDLTSHAGPISLSIFFSSHYTGDELSPKFGNGEPWKKVFGPVFVYLNSAPPAEKDLYAALWKDAKAQLAKEVKSWPYSFPASDDFPAADQRGTVTGSLSVRDRYVNRLDIPGNSAYVGLAPPGEVGSWQRECKGYQFWTKANADGSFSIPNVRAGEYNLFAWVPGFIGDFKHNIIIKISPGSNQNVGKLVYEPPRDGPTLWEIGVADRSAAEFRVPEPNKNLMNRLYVDRGDWFRQYGTWEQYSQMYPTTDLVFTIGVNQHQRDWFYAHVPRKLGNKYVPTTWSIVFKIDQVLPSGTYKLRIAIASATYAELQVRVNDEKAVRPLFTTGNIGKDNAIARHGIHGLYWLYTVNVPGNLLHPGKNTIFITQTRTSMPFNGFMYDYIRLEGPPTNVA is encoded by the exons atgaaCGTACACGAAAGGAAAAAG GTGAAAGCGATGAAGAACTCTATTGATGCTTACGTGCAATATCCATATTCttggacgaagaagaaaaactcaGGTGTGGTATTATGGTGGATGGCATTTCTTTCCGTCCTTTCATTATCTATCACATCGGTCGAAAGTTTGGCAGCAAGAAACTTTCCGTCTGTGGCAAATGCTAACGTTAAGGGATCAAACTCAGGACTCAAATTACTCGTTCAAGGAAAATAT GTAGTGATGGAAAACAGTTTTGTTCGAGTTAACTTATCCAACCCCGATGGTCTAGTAACTGCTGTACAATACCACGGCATCGATGCTAACTTACTCGAGATTCGCGATACCGAAGACAGCAGAGG GTACTGGGATGTTGTGTGGGGAGAACCAGGACATAAAGATTATTTTGATaa GTTGAAAGCAACAACTTTTAAGGTTATAGTACAAAACGAGAACCAAATTGAAGTTTCTTTTTCATGGAAATGGGATATTTCTTTGAAAGGCAAACTCGCTCCTATGAATTTGGACAAAAG GTACATCATGCTAAAAGATTCCTCTGGTTTCTATACGTATGGTATTTTTGATCACCCTAAAGGATTCCCAGAGTTTAGCCTCGCCGAAGCCAGGGTTGCTTTCAAGCTCAGCTCAGCCAT GTTTCACCACATGACCGTATCAGATACAATGCAAAGAGAGATGCCCGCGTATGAGGATCGTCAAAAAGGTCAACCTTTGGCCTATCCTGAAGCAGTTCTGTTAACAAATCCAATCAATCCAGTTCATAAAGGAGAG GTAGATGATAAGTACATGTATTCAGTTGAGAACAAAGATACTGGGGTACATGGATGGATTAGTGCGAATCCACGTGTAGGATTTTGGATTATAACAGCTAGCAGTGAGTTCCTTGTAGGTGGCCCTCACAAACAGGACCTCACCTCCCATGCAGGCCCTATAAGTCTCTCT ATATTCTTTAGTAGCCATTACACTGGAGATGAGCTATCTCCTAAATTTGGAaatggagaaccgtggaaaaaagTTTTTGGTCCTGTTTTCGTGTATCTTAACTCAGCCCCCCCAGCAGAAAAAGATCTCTATGCAGCACTGTGGAAGGATGCAAAAGCTCAG TTGGCCAAGGAAGTCAAAAGTTGGCCTTACAGTTTCCCTGCTTCGGATGACTTTCCTGCTGCAGATCAACGGGGTACTGTTACAGGCAGCTTGTCAGTTCGGGATAG GTACGTTAATCGGCTTGACATTCCCGGTAATTCTGCTTATGTTGGTTTGGCTCCCCCAGGAGAAGTTGGATCTTGGCAAAGAGAATGCAAG GGTTATCAGTTTTGGACTAAAGCCAACGCGGATGGGTCATTTTCGATCCCAAATGTTCGTGCCGGAGAATATAATCTTTTTGCTTGGGTTCCTGGTTTTATTGGAGATTTTAAGCACAACATTATCATTAAGATATCCCCAG GATCTAATCAGAATGTGGGTAAGCTTGTTTATGAACCTCCAAGAGATGGTCCTACATTGTGGGAGATAGGAGTTGCAGATCGATCAGCAGCTGAATTTCGAGTCCCTGAACCTAATAAAAACCTCATGAACAGACTGTATGTTGATCGTGGGGACTG GTTCCGACAGTATGGAACGTGGGAGCAATACTCACAAATGTATCCAACTACAGATCTCGTCTTCACAATTGGTGTTAACCAGCACCAGAGAGATTGGTTCTATGCACACGTTCCAAG GAAACTAGGTAACAAGTATGTTCCAACAACATGGAGCATTGTATtcaaaatcgaccaagtcttgcCATCCGGAACTTATAAACTCCGAATAGCAATTGCCTCTGCTACTTACGCTGAATTACAG gttCGGGTCAATGACGAGAAAGCAGTAAGGCCTCTCTTCACAACTGGAAATATTGGAAAAGACAATGCAATTGCAAGACATGGAATCCATGGATTGTACTGGTTATATACAGTTAACGTACCAGGAAACCTACTTCACCCAGGCAAAAACACAATATTCATAACACAAACAAGAACTTCAATGCCATTCAATGGTTTCATGTATGATTACATTCGCTTGGAAGGACCTCCAACCAATGTTGCATAG
- the LOC113310944 gene encoding probable rhamnogalacturonate lyase B isoform X2, with the protein MKNSIDAYVQYPYSWTKKKNSGVVLWWMAFLSVLSLSITSVESLAARNFPSVANANVKGSNSGLKLLVQGKYVVMENSFVRVNLSNPDGLVTAVQYHGIDANLLEIRDTEDSRGYWDVVWGEPGHKDYFDKLKATTFKVIVQNENQIEVSFSWKWDISLKGKLAPMNLDKRYIMLKDSSGFYTYGIFDHPKGFPEFSLAEARVAFKLSSAMFHHMTVSDTMQREMPAYEDRQKGQPLAYPEAVLLTNPINPVHKGEVDDKYMYSVENKDTGVHGWISANPRVGFWIITASSEFLVGGPHKQDLTSHAGPISLSIFFSSHYTGDELSPKFGNGEPWKKVFGPVFVYLNSAPPAEKDLYAALWKDAKAQLAKEVKSWPYSFPASDDFPAADQRGTVTGSLSVRDRYVNRLDIPGNSAYVGLAPPGEVGSWQRECKGYQFWTKANADGSFSIPNVRAGEYNLFAWVPGFIGDFKHNIIIKISPGSNQNVGKLVYEPPRDGPTLWEIGVADRSAAEFRVPEPNKNLMNRLYVDRGDWFRQYGTWEQYSQMYPTTDLVFTIGVNQHQRDWFYAHVPRKLGNKYVPTTWSIVFKIDQVLPSGTYKLRIAIASATYAELQVRVNDEKAVRPLFTTGNIGKDNAIARHGIHGLYWLYTVNVPGNLLHPGKNTIFITQTRTSMPFNGFMYDYIRLEGPPTNVA; encoded by the exons ATGAAGAACTCTATTGATGCTTACGTGCAATATCCATATTCttggacgaagaagaaaaactcaGGTGTGGTATTATGGTGGATGGCATTTCTTTCCGTCCTTTCATTATCTATCACATCGGTCGAAAGTTTGGCAGCAAGAAACTTTCCGTCTGTGGCAAATGCTAACGTTAAGGGATCAAACTCAGGACTCAAATTACTCGTTCAAGGAAAATAT GTAGTGATGGAAAACAGTTTTGTTCGAGTTAACTTATCCAACCCCGATGGTCTAGTAACTGCTGTACAATACCACGGCATCGATGCTAACTTACTCGAGATTCGCGATACCGAAGACAGCAGAGG GTACTGGGATGTTGTGTGGGGAGAACCAGGACATAAAGATTATTTTGATaa GTTGAAAGCAACAACTTTTAAGGTTATAGTACAAAACGAGAACCAAATTGAAGTTTCTTTTTCATGGAAATGGGATATTTCTTTGAAAGGCAAACTCGCTCCTATGAATTTGGACAAAAG GTACATCATGCTAAAAGATTCCTCTGGTTTCTATACGTATGGTATTTTTGATCACCCTAAAGGATTCCCAGAGTTTAGCCTCGCCGAAGCCAGGGTTGCTTTCAAGCTCAGCTCAGCCAT GTTTCACCACATGACCGTATCAGATACAATGCAAAGAGAGATGCCCGCGTATGAGGATCGTCAAAAAGGTCAACCTTTGGCCTATCCTGAAGCAGTTCTGTTAACAAATCCAATCAATCCAGTTCATAAAGGAGAG GTAGATGATAAGTACATGTATTCAGTTGAGAACAAAGATACTGGGGTACATGGATGGATTAGTGCGAATCCACGTGTAGGATTTTGGATTATAACAGCTAGCAGTGAGTTCCTTGTAGGTGGCCCTCACAAACAGGACCTCACCTCCCATGCAGGCCCTATAAGTCTCTCT ATATTCTTTAGTAGCCATTACACTGGAGATGAGCTATCTCCTAAATTTGGAaatggagaaccgtggaaaaaagTTTTTGGTCCTGTTTTCGTGTATCTTAACTCAGCCCCCCCAGCAGAAAAAGATCTCTATGCAGCACTGTGGAAGGATGCAAAAGCTCAG TTGGCCAAGGAAGTCAAAAGTTGGCCTTACAGTTTCCCTGCTTCGGATGACTTTCCTGCTGCAGATCAACGGGGTACTGTTACAGGCAGCTTGTCAGTTCGGGATAG GTACGTTAATCGGCTTGACATTCCCGGTAATTCTGCTTATGTTGGTTTGGCTCCCCCAGGAGAAGTTGGATCTTGGCAAAGAGAATGCAAG GGTTATCAGTTTTGGACTAAAGCCAACGCGGATGGGTCATTTTCGATCCCAAATGTTCGTGCCGGAGAATATAATCTTTTTGCTTGGGTTCCTGGTTTTATTGGAGATTTTAAGCACAACATTATCATTAAGATATCCCCAG GATCTAATCAGAATGTGGGTAAGCTTGTTTATGAACCTCCAAGAGATGGTCCTACATTGTGGGAGATAGGAGTTGCAGATCGATCAGCAGCTGAATTTCGAGTCCCTGAACCTAATAAAAACCTCATGAACAGACTGTATGTTGATCGTGGGGACTG GTTCCGACAGTATGGAACGTGGGAGCAATACTCACAAATGTATCCAACTACAGATCTCGTCTTCACAATTGGTGTTAACCAGCACCAGAGAGATTGGTTCTATGCACACGTTCCAAG GAAACTAGGTAACAAGTATGTTCCAACAACATGGAGCATTGTATtcaaaatcgaccaagtcttgcCATCCGGAACTTATAAACTCCGAATAGCAATTGCCTCTGCTACTTACGCTGAATTACAG gttCGGGTCAATGACGAGAAAGCAGTAAGGCCTCTCTTCACAACTGGAAATATTGGAAAAGACAATGCAATTGCAAGACATGGAATCCATGGATTGTACTGGTTATATACAGTTAACGTACCAGGAAACCTACTTCACCCAGGCAAAAACACAATATTCATAACACAAACAAGAACTTCAATGCCATTCAATGGTTTCATGTATGATTACATTCGCTTGGAAGGACCTCCAACCAATGTTGCATAG
- the LOC113356833 gene encoding uncharacterized protein LOC113356833, translated as MDFPPKHINIYVDQHGFFGKYWDVVWGEPGNKGNSDELKATTFNVIVHNENQIEVSFSWKWDISLKGKRPPMNLDKRYIMLKDSSGFYTYTILDHRREFPELNLEESRVAFNLRSDMFHHLTVSDTMQREMPAYVDRQKGQPLAYPEAVLLTNPVNPVHKGEGYQFWTKANMDGSFLIPNVRAGEYNLFARVPGFNGDFKHNISIKISPGINQDLGKVVYEPPRAGPTLWEIGFPDRSAAEFRVPEPDEKYMIKLFVNREDWFRQYGTWEQYSEMYPTTDLIFTIGVSRHQRDWFYAHVPRKLGDKYVPTTWSIVFEINNVLPSGTYKLRIAIASATYAELQVGLNDDKKSKAPLHNWKIRKRQCYCKTRHSWSLLVIYS; from the exons ATGGATTTCCCTCCAAAGCACATCAATATCTATGTGGACCAGCACGGTTTTTTTGGAAA GTACTGGGATGTTGTATGGGGAGAACCAGGAAATAAAGGGAATTCCGACGA GCTGAAAGCAACAACTTTTAATGTTATAGTACATAATGAGAACCAAATTGAAGTTTCTTTTTCATGGAAATGGGATATTTCTCTTAAAGGCAAACGCCCGCCTATGAATTTAGACAAAAG GTATATTATGTTGAAAGATTCTTCCGGTTTCTATACGTACACAATTTTGGATCATCGGAGAGAATTCCCAGAGTTAAACCTCGAAGAATCCAGGGTTGCTTTCAATCTCAGATCAGACAT GTTTCACCACCTGACCGTATCAGATACAATGCAAAGAGAGATGCCTGCTTACGTGGATCGCCAAAAAGGTCAACCTTTAGCCTATCCTGAAGCAGTTTTGTTAACAAATCCAGTCAATCCAGTTCATAAAGGAGAG GGCTATCAGTTTTGGACTAAAGCCAACATGGATGGATCGTTTTTGATCCCAAATGTTCGTGCCGGGGAATATAATCTTTTTGCACGGGTTCCTGGTTTTAATGGAGATTTTAAGCACAACATTAGCATTAAGATATCCCCAG GAATCAATCAGGATTTGGGTAAGGTTGTATATGAACCTCCAAGAGCTGGTCCAACATTGTGGGAGATAGGCTTTCCTGATAGATCTGCAGCTGAGTTCCGGGTGCCTGAACCTGATGAAAAATACATGATCAAATTGTTTGTTAATCGTGAAGACTG GTTCCGGCAGTATGGGACATGGGAGCAGTACTCAGAAATGTATCCAACTACAGATCTCATCTTCACTATTGGTGTTAGCCGGCACCAGAGAGATTGGTTCTACGCGCACGTGCCAAG GAAACTGGGTGACAAATATGTTCCAACAACATGGAGCATTGTATTCGAAATCAACAATGTCTTACCATCCGGAACATATAAACTTCGGATAGCAATTGCATCTGCTACTTATGCTGAATTACAG GTTGGTCTGAATGACGATAAAAAAAGTAAGGCCCCTCTTCACAACTGGAAGATTAGGAAGAGACAATGCTATTGCAAGACACGGCATTCGTGGTCTCTACTGGTTATATACAGTTGA
- the LOC113310967 gene encoding uncharacterized protein LOC113310967, producing the protein MESLGFLSLSSSSSAKGKKFPSKSNRPCHFCGESANPDICVTCCICKVSHVHLYCLHKKLGTVSEKWYCEECKTLLSFQQELPDQLAIHATWKGSFEILDSVLLGGTYEGLQAHLSWKVRRKVYEVANAMPNVLQLKLYPRADVWPEELNRLSPTVDDIALYFLPGDNERFSKAYYLLSNVLTTRDSAIQSSLNGCELLIFSSKQLPANSQRINKQVFLWGVFQSVGQRYSSSQASVRNQHKTVSPALCNNDYGTNKDSLNNFKGDDLMAVKMETDIMEENTDQRIDKADLSNSYHVEKKRKVGGDQGPLLTPKTEQPSEFDSPPGFLTPITSDGYSTNPSLLLERPPGFTRPEANIGYATSPALLLETPPGLTPKVEQPGEFDCPPEFMTPFATSPALLSGAPPGFKTPNTEDSYATNSALLMEGPPGFCTPIQRKERGDSSDETNKKLVASDTMDAVALWASKRQRSARGTAITKYLHVSSFQPQKPAKVTETLEQAELLLRNHQVSNPVREMHSTSDCKPVPVKVKEEFDEVSKDLILQDTTSSPIPLQIENVKDGERWITEVSNENDPKEEEHDNGLKLTLRYDENIGWRADV; encoded by the exons ATGGAGTCTCTTGGGTTCTTgtcattatcatcttcttcctctgcAAAAGGAAAGAAATTTCCGTCAAAATCG AACCGGCCATGCCATTTTTGTGGGGAGTCGGCCAATCCAGATATCTGTGTGACCTGTTGCATTTGCAAGGTCTCTCATGTGCATCT CTATTGCCTGCATAAGAAGCTTGGGACAGTTTCAGAAAAATGGTATTGCGAAGAATGTAAGACCTTGTTGAGTTTCCAGCAGGAGCTTCCAGATCAGCTTGCTATTCATGCTACATGGAA GGGAAGCTTTGAAATTCTCGATTCAGTTCTTCTGGGTGGAACCTATGAAGGACTACAAGCTCATCTTTCATGGAAAGTTCGTCGCAAAGTTTATGAGGTTGCAAATGCAATGCCCAATGTGCTACAGTTAAAGTTGTATCCTCGTGCCGATGTGTGGCCAGAGGAACTCAACAGATTGTCTCCTACTGTGGATGATATTGCCCTTTATTTTCTCCCCGGTGATAATGAGAG ATTCAGTAAGGCCTATTATTTGCTTTCAAATGTACTCACGACGAGGGATTCAGCCATACAGAGCTCTTTGAATGGTTGCGAGTTGCTGATATTTTCCTCCAAACAATTGCCTGCCAATTCTCAGA GAATCAACAAGCAAGTCTTCCTATGGGGAGTTTTTCAGTCTGTGGGACAACGCTATTCTTCTTCTCAAGCTTCGGTTAGGAATCAGCACAAAACTGTCAGCCCTGCTTTATGCAACAATGACTATGGTACCAATAAAGACTCACTGAACAATTTTAAAGGGGATGATCTTATGGCAGTCAAAATGGAAACTGATATCATGGAAGAAAATACTGATCAGAGAATAGATAAGGCAGACTTGTCAAATTCTTACCATgtggagaaaaaaagaaaagttggTGGAGATCAAGGGCCTTTGTTAACACCTAAAACTGAGCAACCTAGTGAATTCGATTCTCCTCCTGGATTTTTGACACCAATTACCAGTGACGGTTATTCTACTAATCCTTCTTTACTTTTGGAACGTCCTCCTGGATTTACGAGACCAGAAGCCAACATTGGTTATGCTACTAGTCCTGCTTTGCTCTTGGAAACTCCTCCTGGTTTAACACCTAAAGTAGAGCAACCTGGTGAATTTGATTGTCCTCCTGAATTTATGACACCATTTGCTACTAGTCCTGCTTTACTCTCGGGAGCTCCTCCTGGGTTTAAGACACCAAATACCGAAGACTCTTATGCTACTAATTCTGCTCTACTCATGGAAGGTCCTCCTGGTTTTTGTACACCTATACAGCGGAAAGAAAGAGGTGATTCCTCtgatgaaaccaacaaaaaacttGTAGCTTCTGATACTATGGACGCAGTTGCTCTTTGGGCTTCAAAAAGGCAGAGAAGTGCTAGAGGTACTGCAATTACTAAGTACCTCCATGTCTCGAGTTTTCAGCCTCAGAAACCTGCAAAGGTTACCGAGACACTGGAGCAGGCAGAACTGCTCTTGCGAAATCATCAG GTCTCCAATCCTGTTCGCGAAATGCATTCTACCTCGGATTGTAAACCAGTTCCAGTTAAGGTGAAGGAGGAATTTGATGAAGTTTCAAAAGATCTGATCCTGCAGGATACTACGTCAAGCCCAATCCCGTTGCAAATTGAAAATGTAAAAGATGGGGAACGCTGGATCACTGAAGTCTCGAATGAAAATGATCCCAAAGAAGAAGAGCATGATAATGGTTTGAAGTTGACACTAAGGTACGATGAAAATATCGGATGGCGTGCAGATGTGTAG
- the LOC113310959 gene encoding probable rhamnogalacturonate lyase B — protein sequence MKKTNYSSMLRSITAILSILLLSITSVESSLAKNIQVNVAANGGMDTTLRHRKARPSSRGDATTIGGSNSKLQLLVQERHVVLENNIVRVNLSKPEGLITAIQYKDIDGNLLDHGSAEDSRGYWDVVWGDPGKNGTTDKLRTTTFKVVVQNENQIEVSFTMSWDTSLKGKVMPVNVDKRFVMLKDSSGFYTYAIFERLKGWPELSIAEARIAFKLSEDKFHHMTITDTRQREMPAYQDRQKGQPLAYPEAVLLTDPVNPAHKGEVDDKYQYSTENKDTGVHGWISANPPIGLWMIAASNEFRAGGPHKQDLTSHAGPISLAMFISNHYTGEDLAPKFENGEPWKKVFGPVFVYVNSAPEAKKDVFTTLWEDAKAQLAKEIKSWPYSFPASADFPASDQRGTVTGSLLVRDRYVNQRDIAGKSAYVGLAPPGDVGSWQRECKGYQFWTKANADGSFLIPNVRAGEYNLFAWVPGFIGDFKHNVIIKISPGSKQSLGKLVYEPPRSGPTLWEIGFPDRSAAEFRVPEPNKKYMNKLYANREDWFRQYGTWERYSEMYPTRDLVFTIGVSQHQRDWFYAHVPRKLGNKGVPTTWSIVFKINKILPSGTYKLRLALASATYAELQVRVNDQKAAKPLFTTGRIGKDNAIARHGIHGLYWLYTVDVPGNLLRPGQNTIFLTQTRTSSAFYGFMYDYIRLEGPPSNVA from the exons atgaagaagacgaaCTATAGTTCCATGTTACGGTCGATAACAGCAATTCTTTCCATCCTTTTACTGTCTATTACATCCGTCGAAAGTTCGTTAGCTAAGAACATTCAAGTAAATGTTGCCG CAAATGGAGGCATGGACACTACATTAAG GCATCGGAAAGCTAGACCTTCATCTAGGGGAGATGCTACTACCATTGGTGGATCTAACTCTAAACTCCAATTACTCGTTCAAGAACGACAC GTAGTGTTGGAGAACAACATAGTTCGAGTAAACTTATCGAAACCCGAGGGTCTAATAACTGCAATACAATACAAGGACATCGATGGTAACTTACTCGATCATGGATCCGCAGAAGATAGCAGAGG GTACTGGGATGTTGTATGGGGAGACCCAGGGAAAAATGGGACGACGGACAA GTTGAGGACAACAACATTTAAGGTTGTAGTACAAAATGAGAACCAAATCGAAGTTTCATTTACGATGAGTTGGGATACTTCTCTTAAAGGCAAAGTCATGCCTGTTAATGTAGATAAAAG GTTTGTTATGCTGAAGGATTCTTCGGGTTTCTATACGTACGCTATTTTTGAACGTTTGAAAGGTTGGCCCGAGCTTAGCATTGCAGAAGCCAGGATTGCTTTCAAGCTCAGCGAAGACAA GTTTCACCACATGACCATAACAGATACAAGGCAGAGAGAGATGCCTGCGTACCAAGATCGTCAGAAAGGTCAACCTTTAGCCTACCCGGAAGCTGTTCTGTTAACAGATCCAGTCAATCCAGCTCATAAAGGAGAG GTAGATGATAAGTACCAGTATTCCACTGAGAACAAAGATACTGGGGTACACGGATGGATTAGTGCAAATCCGCCAATAGGATTATGGATGATTGCAGCAAGTAATGAGTTCCGCGCAGGTGGCCCTCACAAACAAGACCTCACCTCCCATGCAGGCCCTATAAGTCTTGCA ATGTTTATTAGTAATCATTACACTGGAGAGGATCTAGCACCGAAATTCGAAaatggagaaccgtggaaaaagGTTTTTGGCCCGGTTTTTGTGTATGTTAACTCAGCTCCTGAAGCAAAAAAGGATGTCTTTACAACACTCTGGGAAGATGCGAAAGCTCAG TTGGCAAAGGAAATCAAAAGTTGGCCTTACAGTTTCCCTGCTTCGGCTGACTTTCCAGCCTCAGATCAAAGGGGTACTGTTACTGGCAGCTTGTTAGTCCGGGATAG GTACGTTAACCAGCGTGACATTGCTGGAAAATCTGCTTATGTTGGTTTAGCTCCCCCGGGAGACGTTGGATCTTGGCAAAGGGAGTGCAAG GGCTATCAGTTTTGGACTAAAGCCAATGCTGATGGATCATTTTTGATCCCAAATGTTCGTGCCGGAGAATATAATCTTTTTGCATGGGTTCCTGGTTTTATTGGAGATTTTAAGCACAACGTTATCATTAAGATATCCCCAG GATCTAAACAAAGTTTGGGTAAGCTTGTGTATGAACCTCCAAGATCTGGTCCTACATTGTGGGAGATAGGCTTTCCCGATCGATCTGCAGCTGAATTCCGAGTACCCGAACCTAATAAAAAATACATGAACAAACTGTATGCTAATCGCGAAGACTG GTTCCGTCAGTATGGAACATGGGAGCGATACTCAGAAATGTATCCAACAAGAGATCTAGTCTTTACAATTGGTGTTAGCCAGCACCAGAGAGATTGGTTCTACGCGCACGTCCCAAGGAAACTAGGCAACAAAGGTGTACCAACAACATGGAGCATTGTGTTCAAAATCAACAAAATCTTACCATCTGGAACTTATAAACTCCGATTAGCACTTGCGTCTGCTACTTATGCAGAATTACAG GTTCGTGTGAATGACCAAAAAGCAGCAAAACCTCTCTTCACAACTGGCAGAATAGGAAAAGACAATGCAATTGCAAGACATGGAATTCACGGGTTGTACTGGTTATACACAGTCGACGTACCAGGAAATCTACTTCGCCCAGGCCAGAATACAATATTTCTAACACAAACAAGAACTTCAAGCGCATTTTATGGCTTCATGTATGATTATATTCGGTTGGAAGGTCCTCCAAGCAATGTTGCATAG